The uncultured Campylobacter sp. genome includes the window CCGCTCGTGCGCGCGCGGATCAATCCGCAATCCAAAAACCCGCTCATAAAGCCCTAGCTCTTGCATTAGCATCATCCCATATCGGTGCGCAGGTGCACGGAAAAATTTAATCAGCTCCGCTTTAACGCGCTCGCAACTAAGATCGCTAACGTCGATGCCGTGCATAAGTTCTAAGGTGCGAGGCTCGGCGCGAAGCTCAAATCTCGCAGCAAACTGCACTGCGCGATACACGCGCAAGCTATCCTCCACGAAAGTGTGCGGATCAACCACTCGCAAAATCCTCGCATGCAAATCCGCAAGCCCGCCGTAAAAATCGAGCACTTTGCCGCTTATAGCGTCTATCATCATCGCATTGATCGTAAAATCGCGCCGCCTGCTAGCCTCATGTTCATCCGTAGCCAAAGCGACACTGAAGCCCTTGTGTCCGATGCCCGTCTTGCTCTCGGTGCGCGGAAGCGAGATGTCGAAATTTTTATATTTATAGACGAAGTAGCTTTTGCCGACGCCCTGTGCGCCGAAGTCTTGCATAATTTGCTCGAAGCGGTGCGGACCCACATCGTAAAGCTCCACATCCACATCAGCACTCGCCCGACCTAAAAAATGATCGCGCACGCAGCCGCCCACCAGATAGATGCGTGAGCTAAATTTTTTAAGATAATCTAAAAGCGCGATAAAATCGTCATTTTGATAGATTTTCAAGTCGGTTTTCGATACTTGCAAGCAAAAATTCCATAAATTTTAAATTTAGCTCCACACGCGCGTTCAAATCGCCCTTCTCAAAAGCGTTCAGCCCCTCAAAAAGCACTAAAATTCGCTCTTTTATTGCGCTCAAAAACTCCGCTTCGCTTGAAATTTTAAAATCTGTATTTGCGAGATATTTTGATTTATCGCCCGCTTGTCTCGCGGCCCCGAGATGTCGCGCTTCCTCTGGCTGGCGCACGGCGGAATTTTGAGCACCATAAGAGGCAAAACTTTCCGCTTGCATATCCTGTGCGGCAGAATTGCGAAGCTGCGGCGTGGCGAGCTCATCACCTCGCACCCCAGGCGTCGTAAAATTCTGTGGCTGTGAAACGAAATTTTGCTGCTGCGCGGCAGCATTGCGGATATTTAGTGCGGCGGAATTTTGAGCTTGAAGCGACGCAAAATCCTGCTTTTTAGAATACGCCGTACCGAAATAATCGTCAACTTCGTTTTCTTTGAAATCAGAGCCAGACCCAAAATCGTCATTGCTTAGCTCCTTAAAATGCGCGCCTAAAATACGAGGCGTCAAATCTTGCTCACTTTGGGAGTCGTCATTCGTAGAATTTAGCGCTAATTCAAAATCTTTACTTTCGGCAGAGCTTCGCGGTATGCTTGTGTCCCTGCTTTGCGGCGAAACAAACCCATTCATATCGCTGCCTAGACTATCGTAAATTTCGCCTGCGATGCCCGATAAATCACGAAAGCTTTCGTCAAATTTTGCGGCGGAGCTTTTTAAAATTTTATCGTTTGCAAAGGTTGAATTTGCGGAATTTTTGCCGCTTGCAGAAGCAGAATTTTTAAAATTCTCTCCGTTTGGGGAGGCGGAAGCCGCAGAATTTTGACCGCCTGTAAGATCAGAATTTTTAAAATTCTCCTCGCTGGAAAAAGTAAAATTTTCATCTTTTACAGCAGATTTTTTTAAAGTAGCGTCCGCTGCAAATTCTGCGCTGCTAGGCGCAGAGCTCTTACTCGCCATGGAATTTGAATGATCGAAGGCGGAATTTAAAGCGTCCGATGAAACAAAGCGCGAAGTGAAATTTTTAGTATCTAAGGAAGTGAAATTTTGCGCGTTTGATGAAGCGATATCCGGCGCAGATGCGGAATTTAAGGTGCTAGATGCAATAGGATCTGGCGTAAAAGAAGCGGGGCTTAAAGCATCCTGCGCTTCTGCTTCAGCGCTGTTTGCATTTGTAACCCCCTCTTGCTGCGCCGTCAAATCTTGCGCGCGCTTTTGTGCTTTCATCTCATTTACCGCTTCGATGATATCTTCCAGTTCATTTTCATACATCAATTAGCCACCTCTTAAATTCCGCTTGTTTGCGCGCATCTATGCTAAAAAAGCGCTCTAACATCGCCATATTGACGCCTGAGCTTACCCGATGATTTAAATTTAGCCGCGCAAAAAGCACCGCTGCATCGCCATCTTGCGGATTATCGCGTAAAATACTGCGACAAATCCGCATTGCGCCGTAGATATCGCCTTTTTTCTCAAGCTCCATAGCGTATGCTAGCGCACCATTCAAAGCTAGCTCCTAAGCCTTAGCCGCGTAATCTGCGATGATCGAGCCGATCTCTGCGGTCGAGCAAATTTCTTTGGCGTCGTACTGCGCTATATCCTTAGTGCGGTATCCGTCGCGAAGCACAGCGCGCACGGCGCTTTCGATCGCGGCTGCGGCCTCATTTTCGCCGAATGCGTATTTCAGCATCATCGCAGCGCTTAAGATCGTAGCGATCGGGTTTGCGATACCCTGCCCCGCGATGTCGGGCGCGCTGCCGTGGATCGGCTCGTAGATGCCTACCTTACCGCCGATACTCGCACTCGGAAGCAATCCGATCGAGCCGCAGATCATGCTCGCCTCATCGCTTAAAATATCGCCGAACAAATTCTCCGTCAAAATCACATCAAACTGCGCAGGCGCCCGCACGAGCTGCATTGCGGCGTTATCAACGTACATAAACTCCAAATTTATCCCCGCATAATCTTTGGCTAGCTCGCTTACGACCTCGCGCCACAGCTGGCTTGTTTCAAGCACGTTGGCCTTATCCACGAGCGTTATCTTTTTGTTTCGCAAAAGCGCAGCCTCAAAGGCAACTTTTGCGACGCGCTCGATCTCGGCGGCGTTGTAGCACATCGTATTTAGCGCATCCTTTTCGTTTTTTGCGCGCGGCTGCCCGAAATAAATCCCGCCCGTAAGCTCGCGCACCACCATTATATCGACGCCTTTGATGATCTCCGGTTTTAGCGTCGAAGCGTTTATCAGCTCATCAAAAATCATCGCAGGGCGCAGGTTTGCAAACGCTCCAAGCTCTTTGCGAATTTTCAGTAGCCCGCTTTCGGGGCGCAGTTCGCGCGGCAGGCCGTCCCATTTCGCGCCACCGATCGCACCGAAAAGCACCGCGTCGCTTGATTTAGCGGCATTTAGCGTCTCATCCGGAAGCGGAACGCCCATAATATCGATCGCCGCGCCGCCCATCAAGCGATAGTCAAAATTTAGCTCAAAATTAAATTTATGGCTTACGGCATCCAGGACCTTGATCGCTTCTTCGATGATCTCAGGGCCGATTCCATCGCCTTTTATCACGCATACGTCGTATTTTTTCATCCAAATTCCTTACAAGTTTATCTTTGTTTTTGCGTAATTTATCGCTCCGCCCGCGTCAAGTAGCTTTTGCATAAACTCCGGTATCGCGCCGAATTTATACTCAGTTTTTTGAGTTAAATTTTTAATTACGCCGCCCTTTAGATCGATGCTAAGCTCGTCGCCCTGCGCGATCTTATCCGTCTCGTCGCATTCGAGGATCAAAAAGCCCGTATTGAAGCTGTTTCGATAAAAAATCCTAGCGAAGTTTTTTGCGATCACGCATGAAATTCCAGCAGCCTTAAGCGCCATCGGAGCGTGCTCTCGCGAGCTGCCGCAGCCGAAATTTTTCCCCGCTACGATGATATCGCCGCGAGCTATTTTGGACGAAAAATCCCTGTCCGCATCCTCCATGATGTGCGTCGCAAGCACCGCTGCGTCGGAGGTATTTAGGTAGCGCGCCGCGATAATGATGTCGGTGTCGATATCGTCGCCGAATTTCCATACTTTTGCCATATTTCCGCCTTAAATTTTAAAATAGATGCGCGATTTTACCGACAAATTTATTAAAATCCGCTCAATCGCTCCGATATGAGGGTGGAATTCCTCACTTAAAATTTAGGGCTAAATTTAAACGCAAGAGCGCAGAGATAGGAAGTACGTAGGCGTTAAATTTTAAATCGGCGGCATAAAGGATACGGAATTTTGGCGCATCGGTTTTACATTTAGGTAGTGCGAAATTTAGAGAGTAATCTTAAATTTAGCTAAAAATATAACCTAAATTTTAAAATTTAGCCCAATTTCTAGAATTTGAAAAATCATTAAATTTAGATGGTTCGCGCCGTATATAAGCAAAAATAAAGAGCGTTTCGGTATAATCCAATTTTCCAAAACCAAATACACAACGACACAAGGAGATTTTATGGCGAGCCCAAAAGACGCCTTAAGCCCCATCGAGCAATTTTTCGACGATAATCAAAAAAGCTACATCACCTACGAAAGACTGATAAAATTTTTCGACAAAGCCCCCACTGCGACGGCCGTTAAGAAGGTCGAAGCGCTTACGAAAAAATTCGACGTCGAGCTGATCTCCGCCGCAGAAATCTCTAAAATCAAAAATTTAGAGGACGCAAAACTCAAAGAAGCGACGCAAAAAAAGCTGCTGGATGAGGGCTGGGACGAGGAGTTTGATCTATCCAGCGACGTCGAGCTTTTGGAGTGGAGCCGTTCGGACAGCCCTGTGCGGATGTATCTGCGCGAAATGGGACAGATCCCGCTGCTGACGAAAGAAGAGGAGATCGAGATCAGCAAAAAAATTGAGCTCGGCGAGGACATCATCATCGACGCGTTTTGCTCGGTGCCGTACTTAATAGACTTTATTTTAGACTATAAAGAGCCGCTTATCAACCGCGAGCGCCGCGTAAAGGAACTTTTCAAGAGCTTTGACGACAGCGACGAAGAGGGTGAAGAGGAGGACGAAGAGGAACTATCGGAGGAGGATTACGACGACGAGGAGGATGAGGAAAGTGCGGACGAGGCGAAGCAAAGGCGCTCTAGAAAGAACGATAAGCGCGCTCTAAAGGTCATCGAAAGCTTCAAGGCTCTTGAAAAAGCCAAAAAGGACTGGATGAAATTTGCCGAGAAAAACGCCGAGGCGATTAAGCAGAGCAAGGGAATTTTATCGAAGCTAAACTTGGCGTTTAAAAAGAAAATTTTAAAAGAAAAGCTCATGGATCTGGGGCCTACGAGCAAGCTCATCACCGAGATCGTAAAATCGATGGAGACCGCGCTAAAAAGCGACGAGGGCTTTGAGAAGGAGCTCAAACGCCTAGAATATAAGCTACCGATGTTTAGCGCCGAACTGCGCGAAAATCACAAAAAAATTCTAAAAGAGATCACGAGGCTTAGCAAAGACGACATCATCGCGCGCGTGCCGGAAGCTACGATGGTCTCGACCTATGTCGATATAAAAAAGCTCTTTTTGACAAAAGAAGCTAGCAAAAAAAGCTTCAACCTCGAGCCCGAGCGGCTGAAAGAAATTTTAGAGCAAATTAAGCGCGGCAAGCGCATCAGCGACAATGCAAAGGCACGCATGGCGAAGTCCAATCTGCGCCTGGTAGTCTCTATCGCTAAGCGCTACACCAACCGCGGGTTGCCGTTTTTAGACCTCATCCAGGAGGGCAATATCGGGCTTATGAAGGCGGTGGATAAATTTGAATACAAGCGCGGCTATAAATTTTCGACATACGCGACGTGGTGGATCCGCCAGGCGATCAGCCGCGCCATCGCCGATCAAGCGCGCACGATCCGCATCCCAATCCATATGATCGAGACGATAAATCGAATTAATAAAATCACGCGCAAATATATGCAAGAAGGCGGCAAGGAGCCCGATATCAACGTCATCGCGCAAGAAGTAGGCCTTAGCGTCGATAAAGTAAAGCAGGTCATCAAAATCACAAAGGAGCCGATCAGCCTAGAAGCGCCGATCGGAAACGAGGACGACGGTAAATTCGGCGATTTCGTCGAGGATAAAAGCTCGGTTTCGCCGATCGAGCAAATTTTAAAATCCGACCTAAAAGAGCAGATCGACGATATCTTAGAACAGCTCAACGATCGCGAGCGCACGGTGATCCGCATGAGATTCGGACTGCTTGACGACGAGAGCGACCGCACGCTCGAAGAGATCGGCAAAGAGCTCAACATCACTCGCGAGCGCGTCCGCCAGATCGAAAGCTCAGCGATCAAAAAGCTAAAGCACCCAAAAATCGGCCGCAAACTCAAAACCTATATCGAGAGCTAGAACAAAACGCCGATATAATTTACTCTTTTTACTCTTTGAACGCCCGGCAAATTCAAAAATCCATTAGATAACCGGGCTTTGACATCGATATGATTGATCCTGACGCA containing:
- a CDS encoding CCA tRNA nucleotidyltransferase, which produces MQVSKTDLKIYQNDDFIALLDYLKKFSSRIYLVGGCVRDHFLGRASADVDVELYDVGPHRFEQIMQDFGAQGVGKSYFVYKYKNFDISLPRTESKTGIGHKGFSVALATDEHEASRRRDFTINAMMIDAISGKVLDFYGGLADLHARILRVVDPHTFVEDSLRVYRAVQFAARFELRAEPRTLELMHGIDVSDLSCERVKAELIKFFRAPAHRYGMMLMQELGLYERVFGLRIDPRAHERLIKFIEHGESFVRNEMFFLYAFLNFLGLDKNKILKNLGLNSLYKRLLSEPFFKRVSDEQLCKIALKMPLKQWLGLYDKGRMQASKRLGIWDKKFKSLICAADVARNLRGAAIGKEIERLQEAEIRAFVAALKA
- the leuB gene encoding 3-isopropylmalate dehydrogenase, yielding MKKYDVCVIKGDGIGPEIIEEAIKVLDAVSHKFNFELNFDYRLMGGAAIDIMGVPLPDETLNAAKSSDAVLFGAIGGAKWDGLPRELRPESGLLKIRKELGAFANLRPAMIFDELINASTLKPEIIKGVDIMVVRELTGGIYFGQPRAKNEKDALNTMCYNAAEIERVAKVAFEAALLRNKKITLVDKANVLETSQLWREVVSELAKDYAGINLEFMYVDNAAMQLVRAPAQFDVILTENLFGDILSDEASMICGSIGLLPSASIGGKVGIYEPIHGSAPDIAGQGIANPIATILSAAMMLKYAFGENEAAAAIESAVRAVLRDGYRTKDIAQYDAKEICSTAEIGSIIADYAAKA
- a CDS encoding 3-isopropylmalate dehydratase small subunit, producing the protein MAKVWKFGDDIDTDIIIAARYLNTSDAAVLATHIMEDADRDFSSKIARGDIIVAGKNFGCGSSREHAPMALKAAGISCVIAKNFARIFYRNSFNTGFLILECDETDKIAQGDELSIDLKGGVIKNLTQKTEYKFGAIPEFMQKLLDAGGAINYAKTKINL
- the rpoD gene encoding RNA polymerase sigma factor RpoD encodes the protein MASPKDALSPIEQFFDDNQKSYITYERLIKFFDKAPTATAVKKVEALTKKFDVELISAAEISKIKNLEDAKLKEATQKKLLDEGWDEEFDLSSDVELLEWSRSDSPVRMYLREMGQIPLLTKEEEIEISKKIELGEDIIIDAFCSVPYLIDFILDYKEPLINRERRVKELFKSFDDSDEEGEEEDEEELSEEDYDDEEDEESADEAKQRRSRKNDKRALKVIESFKALEKAKKDWMKFAEKNAEAIKQSKGILSKLNLAFKKKILKEKLMDLGPTSKLITEIVKSMETALKSDEGFEKELKRLEYKLPMFSAELRENHKKILKEITRLSKDDIIARVPEATMVSTYVDIKKLFLTKEASKKSFNLEPERLKEILEQIKRGKRISDNAKARMAKSNLRLVVSIAKRYTNRGLPFLDLIQEGNIGLMKAVDKFEYKRGYKFSTYATWWIRQAISRAIADQARTIRIPIHMIETINRINKITRKYMQEGGKEPDINVIAQEVGLSVDKVKQVIKITKEPISLEAPIGNEDDGKFGDFVEDKSSVSPIEQILKSDLKEQIDDILEQLNDRERTVIRMRFGLLDDESDRTLEEIGKELNITRERVRQIESSAIKKLKHPKIGRKLKTYIES